Proteins from a genomic interval of Clostridium sp. 'deep sea':
- a CDS encoding tetratricopeptide repeat protein, whose protein sequence is MLLGVFLVLVGLFCWFAALTKVSFFWESRKAKNLRKIIGDAGARILYLVLGLVIIGSGIFLGGMKVYESRADKLYDQGSYQEGLDIYYKLHSYLKDDINYMNGIAFGNFMLENYEESQKYAELSVSKNKKENQDANVLLAWSLARQNKLDEAIAALKHYLQEQPESGFIYSELGNLYYINNQLEESADNYKKAIEFDADNGKNYLNLAEVYYKDKKYQEEIAVYNKMIENSIEVINVEHDDTYKTVYYNIGVSYYKIENYEKSEESFSKSLELDNGNADCWYFLASSQAVLKKKPAEVLKSLEECFKLNKEYVEVVKTDADFSTMLQYPQIIALIEEYSKK, encoded by the coding sequence ATGTTATTAGGAGTTTTTTTAGTTTTAGTAGGTTTATTTTGTTGGTTTGCAGCCCTAACTAAAGTAAGTTTTTTTTGGGAGTCTCGTAAAGCTAAAAATCTAAGAAAAATTATTGGTGATGCGGGAGCAAGAATTTTGTATTTGGTTTTAGGTTTAGTAATAATTGGTAGTGGAATCTTTTTAGGTGGTATGAAAGTTTATGAGTCTCGTGCTGACAAGCTTTATGATCAGGGAAGTTACCAAGAGGGATTAGATATCTATTATAAACTTCATAGTTACTTAAAAGATGATATTAATTATATGAACGGGATAGCTTTTGGAAATTTTATGTTAGAAAACTATGAAGAATCACAGAAATATGCAGAATTATCTGTTTCTAAAAATAAAAAAGAAAATCAAGATGCTAATGTTTTGTTAGCTTGGTCTTTGGCTCGTCAAAATAAGCTTGATGAGGCGATAGCTGCTTTAAAGCATTATTTACAAGAGCAGCCAGAGTCTGGATTTATTTATTCAGAGTTAGGCAACCTTTATTATATCAATAATCAGCTTGAAGAGTCTGCTGATAATTATAAAAAAGCAATTGAGTTTGATGCTGATAATGGTAAAAATTATTTAAATCTTGCTGAGGTTTATTATAAAGACAAAAAATATCAAGAAGAAATTGCTGTTTATAATAAAATGATAGAAAATAGTATTGAGGTTATTAATGTAGAGCATGATGATACCTACAAAACAGTTTATTATAATATAGGGGTTTCCTACTATAAGATTGAAAATTATGAAAAATCAGAAGAGAGCTTTAGTAAATCTTTAGAATTAGATAATGGTAATGCAGATTGTTGGTATTTTTTAGCTAGTAGTCAGGCAGTATTAAAGAAGAAACCGGCTGAGGTTTTAAAGTCTTTAGAAGAATGTTTTAAGTTGAATAAAGAGTATGTAGAAGTAGTAAAAACAGATGCAGACTTTTCAACTATGTTACAATACCCACAAATAATAGCCTTAATTGAGGAATATTCCAAAAAATAA
- the greA gene encoding transcription elongation factor GreA — translation MSTKAVLLTIEGKEALEQELKNLKSVKRQEISARIKEAISLGDLSENSEYNEAKLEQAACEMRISELEETLTRVEIIQMNENKDVVSLGTRIVLRDIEYNEDEEYIIVGSAEANPRKGRISNESPVGQAVIGKKKGDIIEVSVPVGTIKYEIVDIK, via the coding sequence ATGAGCACCAAAGCAGTTTTATTAACCATTGAGGGTAAAGAAGCGTTAGAACAAGAATTAAAGAATTTAAAGTCAGTAAAACGTCAAGAAATTTCTGCTCGAATAAAGGAAGCCATTTCATTAGGTGACTTAAGTGAAAACTCAGAATACAATGAAGCAAAACTAGAGCAAGCAGCCTGTGAAATGCGTATTTCAGAATTAGAAGAAACATTAACCAGAGTTGAAATCATTCAAATGAATGAGAATAAAGATGTAGTGTCTTTAGGTACAAGAATTGTATTAAGAGATATAGAGTATAATGAAGATGAGGAGTATATAATTGTTGGATCAGCTGAAGCTAATCCACGTAAAGGTAGAATTTCAAACGAATCACCTGTTGGTCAAGCTGTAATAGGCAAGAAAAAAGGTGATATTATTGAAGTTAGTGTACCTGTAGGTACTATTAAATACGAAATAGTCGACATTAAATAG
- the dusB gene encoding tRNA dihydrouridine synthase DusB gives MKQKVSLSIKHIIEKSRVMLAPMAGTTDFSYRELVREMSEGLIFTEMISAKALVYGDKKTRSLLRFNNNQRPIGVQLFGSEPDFMAKATKIVADELNPDVIDINMGCPVPKIVNNGEGSALMRKPTLAAEIVSAMSEAVRIPITVKMRAGFNHRELNAALLAQKVVKAGAKMISVHGRTREQYYNGKADWSIIKQVKEAVNVPVVGNGDIFTPYDAVNMFNETNCDAVMIARGAQGNPWLFSQVESYLKTGKFHEPSTLDKLTIMKKHLKLAVEDKGEYTAVREMRSHLAWYVKGMPHSASFRQRLFQETCYDEVCKMLDNFVLNFVPDNINN, from the coding sequence ATGAAGCAAAAAGTATCATTAAGCATAAAACATATCATAGAGAAAAGTAGGGTAATGTTAGCACCTATGGCAGGCACTACTGATTTTAGTTATCGAGAATTAGTGCGAGAGATGAGTGAAGGTTTAATCTTTACGGAAATGATTAGTGCTAAAGCCCTTGTTTATGGTGACAAAAAAACCAGATCCCTTTTACGCTTTAATAATAATCAGCGACCAATAGGGGTTCAATTATTTGGATCAGAGCCAGATTTTATGGCTAAAGCCACTAAAATTGTAGCTGACGAGTTAAATCCCGACGTTATTGATATAAATATGGGCTGCCCAGTTCCTAAAATAGTTAATAATGGTGAAGGCAGTGCTTTAATGCGTAAGCCAACATTAGCTGCTGAAATAGTATCAGCCATGAGTGAAGCAGTTAGGATTCCTATAACTGTAAAAATGAGAGCAGGATTTAATCATAGAGAATTAAATGCTGCTTTATTAGCCCAAAAAGTAGTAAAAGCTGGAGCTAAAATGATAAGTGTTCATGGCCGAACAAGAGAGCAGTATTATAATGGTAAAGCTGATTGGAGTATTATAAAGCAAGTAAAAGAGGCAGTAAATGTACCTGTAGTGGGAAATGGAGATATATTTACACCCTATGATGCAGTTAACATGTTTAATGAAACTAATTGTGATGCTGTTATGATTGCCAGAGGAGCTCAGGGTAACCCTTGGCTATTTTCACAAGTAGAAAGCTACTTAAAAACAGGGAAATTTCACGAGCCTAGTACTCTCGATAAATTAACTATCATGAAAAAACATTTAAAATTAGCTGTTGAAGATAAAGGTGAGTATACAGCAGTTAGAGAAATGAGAAGTCATTTAGCTTGGTATGTTAAGGGAATGCCTCATTCGGCTTCATTTCGACAACGTTTGTTTCAAGAAACATGTTATGATGAAGTGTGCAAAATGTTAGATAATTTTGTTTTGAACTTTGTCCCTGATAATATCAATAATTAA
- a CDS encoding gamma-glutamyltransferase has protein sequence MLNPREINLSELKWQPGPKQTVKNVKSAVSTDNAVVTYSLLNILKAGGNAVDAAIAGCLLQATIEPFMTNHAGAVTFLYYESKTGKYYQLDSAGTYPENLPLHRPIPNQQAGYAAGPVHSCIPGFMKGLKAVHEKFGSMPWSKLCEEAIYWAEEGNHVSQFELEATLPARMMFNYFEEGRNHFYQNGYFPRVGEKFKKPELAKTLKKVAAEGPDYMIKGDWAKEFVAKANELGWKINLEDMQKNEPRWIEPIRFKIKDYEIVALAPPQQQGLQIAFVLGVLDKLNISEYEPYSAEHLYFMAHTLRIANLMTGYISDPVVADTDRSVFTDATYHEYIAKLIKSNMPKIDLTEHMKLTAKGSMANAAGLPNYQLKNNEKSGSCELSIVDENGNWVQMMNTLQGGGIPGMVIGGVPMIGNHSSTNSFKMMDIKLVKNARQRLIMGNTMVLKDGKPILQLGTPGSPPHTQAQALCNLIFFGMEPYEAISAPRMYSLFDDNSLVIENRIKDEVISKLYSMGVNVRLNSVWDWHMGSFQCCYLDKDGKLCTTVDPRRCGVADGLK, from the coding sequence ATGTTAAATCCAAGAGAGATAAATTTATCAGAGCTAAAATGGCAACCAGGACCTAAACAAACTGTTAAAAATGTTAAATCTGCTGTTAGTACTGACAATGCTGTTGTTACTTACTCGTTATTAAATATATTAAAGGCAGGAGGAAATGCTGTAGACGCTGCAATTGCAGGTTGTTTATTACAAGCAACAATTGAACCGTTTATGACAAACCATGCCGGAGCAGTAACCTTTTTATACTATGAATCCAAAACTGGTAAATACTATCAGCTAGATAGTGCTGGAACTTATCCAGAAAACTTGCCATTGCATAGGCCAATACCTAATCAACAGGCTGGTTATGCTGCTGGTCCAGTTCATTCCTGTATACCAGGCTTTATGAAGGGATTAAAAGCTGTCCATGAAAAGTTTGGCTCTATGCCTTGGAGTAAACTTTGCGAAGAGGCTATTTATTGGGCAGAAGAAGGTAATCATGTTTCGCAGTTTGAATTAGAGGCAACCTTACCTGCTCGTATGATGTTTAACTACTTTGAAGAGGGTCGTAATCACTTTTATCAAAACGGCTATTTTCCACGTGTTGGTGAAAAGTTTAAAAAACCTGAATTGGCAAAAACCCTAAAAAAGGTAGCTGCCGAAGGACCAGATTACATGATAAAAGGTGATTGGGCTAAGGAGTTTGTAGCTAAAGCCAATGAGCTAGGCTGGAAAATTAATTTAGAAGATATGCAAAAAAATGAACCACGTTGGATAGAACCAATTAGATTTAAAATTAAAGACTACGAAATAGTTGCTTTAGCTCCACCTCAACAACAGGGTTTACAAATAGCCTTTGTGCTTGGGGTCTTAGATAAGTTAAATATTAGTGAGTATGAACCCTACTCAGCAGAACACCTGTACTTTATGGCACATACCTTAAGAATTGCTAATCTTATGACAGGATATATAAGTGACCCTGTAGTGGCCGATACAGACCGTTCAGTATTTACCGATGCAACTTACCATGAGTATATTGCCAAACTTATAAAATCAAATATGCCTAAAATAGATTTAACAGAGCATATGAAATTAACTGCTAAAGGTAGCATGGCTAATGCCGCTGGTTTGCCTAATTATCAGTTAAAAAACAATGAAAAATCGGGTAGCTGTGAGCTTAGTATAGTTGATGAAAACGGTAATTGGGTGCAAATGATGAATACCCTCCAGGGTGGAGGTATTCCAGGAATGGTTATTGGTGGGGTGCCCATGATAGGCAACCATTCATCTACCAATAGCTTTAAAATGATGGATATTAAACTAGTTAAAAACGCTCGTCAGCGTTTAATTATGGGCAATACTATGGTATTAAAAGATGGTAAACCCATTTTACAGCTAGGTACACCTGGTTCGCCACCACATACTCAAGCCCAGGCTTTATGTAACTTAATATTCTTTGGCATGGAACCTTATGAGGCAATAAGTGCCCCTAGAATGTATTCCTTATTCGACGATAATAGCCTCGTAATAGAAAATAGAATTAAAGATGAGGTAATTAGTAAGCTTTACTCTATGGGTGTTAATGTACGCCTAAATAGCGTTTGGGACTGGCACATGGGTTCATTCCAATGCTGTTATCTTGATAAAGATGGTAAACTATGTACAACCGTTGACCCACGTAGATGTGGTGTGGCAGATGGATTGAAGTAA
- a CDS encoding leucine-rich repeat domain-containing protein produces the protein MKKTLIIFLFITLLINLTACNSAKPSFFDDENFEMLIRKKLGKPTEEILEEDFLKITQLYLDNKNINSIKGIELFKNLEVLDLSNNNVADISFLRNLNKLDRLKLHGNNITDYSPLNNLNKLIILVIDKKNRAISEEIGGYQFSDSALEEAIKTSINIPHSQKLTFDDLKMVEKIDIQYSSIANLDGIQYLTNLKYLSLEYSDITELNHIGELKNLEYLDLGESKFTNIMPLQNLKNLTELRLYINNISDISAISTLKKLKLLVLSYTNVSDLKPLANLTALETLTLVGTEVTDINCLKDLRKLKYLDLDGTLITDFSGLSTLTSLKELSLNKTAVKDLSFLTSLTNLEALYLEDTNVEDIAILSQLPKLKRLSLTRKNISNLKVLKGLKNITELELNGDSNFNDFKYLLGLK, from the coding sequence ATGAAAAAAACTCTTATTATATTCTTATTTATAACACTTCTAATTAATTTAACTGCCTGTAATTCAGCCAAACCCTCATTTTTTGACGATGAAAACTTTGAGATGTTAATCCGAAAAAAATTAGGAAAGCCTACTGAAGAAATTTTAGAAGAAGATTTTTTAAAAATAACTCAATTATATTTAGACAATAAAAACATAAATAGCATAAAGGGTATTGAACTATTTAAAAATTTAGAAGTTTTGGATTTGAGTAATAATAATGTTGCAGATATTAGCTTCTTAAGAAATTTAAATAAATTAGACCGATTAAAATTACATGGTAACAATATTACGGATTACAGTCCTTTAAATAATTTGAACAAGCTTATAATCTTAGTTATCGATAAAAAAAATAGAGCTATATCTGAAGAAATAGGTGGCTATCAGTTTTCTGATTCTGCCTTAGAAGAGGCTATTAAAACTTCAATAAACATACCACATAGTCAAAAGCTTACTTTTGATGACTTAAAGATGGTTGAAAAAATAGATATACAATACTCAAGCATAGCAAACCTAGACGGTATTCAGTATCTAACAAACCTAAAGTATCTTAGTCTTGAATACAGTGATATAACTGAACTAAATCATATTGGAGAATTAAAGAACCTAGAGTATTTAGACTTGGGTGAGAGTAAATTTACAAATATAATGCCCTTACAAAATTTGAAAAACCTAACAGAATTAAGGCTCTATATTAACAACATAAGTGATATTAGTGCTATATCAACCCTTAAAAAGCTTAAGCTTTTAGTTTTAAGTTATACAAATGTGAGCGACCTAAAGCCATTAGCAAACTTAACAGCTTTAGAAACACTTACCTTAGTAGGTACTGAAGTAACAGATATAAACTGCCTTAAGGATTTAAGAAAACTAAAATATTTAGACCTAGACGGTACACTAATAACAGATTTTAGCGGTTTAAGTACCTTAACTAGCTTAAAAGAGCTTTCTTTAAACAAAACAGCCGTAAAAGACCTTAGTTTTTTGACCAGTTTAACTAATTTAGAAGCTCTTTATTTAGAGGATACTAACGTAGAAGATATAGCTATATTAAGTCAATTACCTAAACTTAAAAGGCTAAGCTTAACAAGAAAGAATATAAGCAATTTAAAGGTGTTAAAAGGTTTAAAAAACATTACAGAGTTAGAGCTAAATGGAGATAGCAATTTTAATGATTTTAAATACCTCTTAGGGTTGAAATAA
- a CDS encoding leucine-rich repeat domain-containing protein: protein MKKTLIIFLFIILLVSLAACNSAKPSFFDDENFEQLIRKKLGKPNEKLLEEDFLKITQLYFDNKNINSIKGIERLKNLEILDLRFNNITDISYLSSLSKLDKIFLYGNNIIDYTALNKLSKPMTLVIDKQNRDMTEKIGGYQFSDSRLEDVIRFSLKNYKQDLSFEDLKRVEKIDYPFEGIENIDGIQYLTNLKHLWLEHSDITDLTLIGELKNLENLDLGENKFTDITPVQNLHNLRELRLYINDINDIEALASLNKLELLVLSYTNVNDLKPLAKLTTLERLTLAGTEVTDINCLKDLKKLNYLDLDDTPITNFNVLSDLTSLKELSLNKTAVKDLSFLTNLTNLEALYLEDTNVEDIAILSQLPKLKRLSLTRKNISNLKVLKGLKNITELELNGDSNFNDFKYLLGLK, encoded by the coding sequence ATGAAAAAAACTCTTATTATATTTTTATTTATAATATTGCTTGTTAGCTTAGCAGCCTGTAATTCAGCTAAACCCTCATTTTTTGACGATGAAAACTTTGAGCAATTAATACGAAAAAAACTGGGTAAACCAAATGAAAAGCTTTTAGAAGAAGATTTTTTAAAAATAACTCAGTTATATTTTGACAATAAAAACATAAATAGCATTAAGGGTATTGAACGTTTAAAAAACCTTGAAATACTTGATTTAAGATTTAACAATATAACCGACATTAGTTATTTAAGTAGCCTATCTAAATTAGATAAGATTTTTTTATACGGAAACAATATTATAGATTACACTGCCTTAAATAAGCTAAGCAAACCCATGACATTAGTTATAGATAAGCAAAACAGAGATATGACTGAAAAAATAGGTGGTTATCAATTCTCTGATTCAAGATTAGAAGATGTTATTAGATTTTCGCTAAAGAATTATAAACAGGATTTAAGTTTTGAGGACTTAAAAAGGGTTGAAAAAATAGATTACCCTTTTGAAGGAATAGAAAATATAGATGGTATTCAATATTTAACAAACTTAAAGCATCTCTGGTTAGAACATAGTGATATAACTGACCTTACACTTATCGGTGAGTTGAAAAACCTAGAGAATTTAGATTTGGGTGAAAATAAGTTTACAGATATAACACCTGTACAAAACCTACACAATCTAAGAGAATTAAGGCTCTATATTAATGATATAAATGACATTGAAGCTTTAGCAAGCCTAAATAAGCTTGAGCTATTAGTTTTAAGTTATACAAATGTTAACGACCTAAAACCATTAGCAAAGTTAACAACTTTAGAAAGACTTACTTTAGCAGGCACAGAAGTAACAGATATAAACTGCCTTAAGGATTTAAAAAAACTTAATTATTTAGACCTAGATGATACCCCCATAACTAATTTTAATGTTTTAAGCGATTTAACTAGCTTAAAAGAGCTATCTTTAAACAAAACAGCAGTAAAAGACCTTAGTTTTTTGACCAATTTAACTAATTTAGAAGCTCTTTATTTAGAGGATACTAACGTAGAAGATATAGCTATATTAAGTCAATTACCTAAACTTAAAAGGCTAAGCTTAACAAGGAAGAATATAAGCAATTTAAAGGTGTTAAAAGGTTTAAAAAACATTACAGAGTTAGAGCTAAATGGAGATAGCAATTTTAATGATTTTAAATACCTTTTAGGGTTAAAATAA
- a CDS encoding nicotinate phosphoribosyltransferase, translated as MDKKKLSLLLDFYELTMANGYLKNGYKDKVVYFDMFFRKVPDGGGFAILAGIAQVLQYLSNLRFSIEDINYLEKKNIFSPDFIEYLRNFKFTCDVWAIKEGTPIFPNEPLVTVRGPIMQAQLIETMILLSVNHQSLITTKANRIVRAAKKRTVVEFGSRRAQGYDGAIYGARAAYIGGCSGTSCTVAEKEFGVPASGTMAHSWIQAFPNEYEAFKAYAQTYPNNCTLLIDTYSVLNSGLPNAIKVFKEVLLPLGIKPKGVRLDSGDLTYLSKKVREILDQEGFKDCAIVASNSLDEYVIKDLLIQGAKIDMFGVGERLITSKSEPVFGGVYKLAAVEENGVIDPRIKLSENVQKINNPGFKQVWRLYNKRNGKAIADVITMHDEVIDDNKPYEIFHPQHTWKRKVVKNFVAKKLLVKVFEQGIQVYKSPSTKEIRDYCLEQMNTLWEEVKRFENPHKYYVDLSQKLWDMKHDLLAKLSSKKID; from the coding sequence ATGGACAAAAAAAAGTTATCTTTATTATTAGATTTTTATGAGTTAACCATGGCAAATGGTTACTTAAAAAATGGTTATAAAGATAAGGTTGTTTACTTTGATATGTTTTTCCGCAAGGTGCCCGATGGTGGAGGATTTGCAATATTAGCTGGCATTGCTCAGGTTTTACAATACCTAAGTAATTTAAGATTTTCTATTGAGGATATTAATTATTTAGAGAAAAAAAATATTTTTAGCCCAGATTTTATTGAGTATTTACGTAACTTTAAGTTTACTTGTGATGTATGGGCAATTAAAGAGGGAACCCCTATATTTCCAAACGAGCCTTTAGTAACTGTAAGGGGTCCAATTATGCAAGCCCAATTAATCGAAACTATGATTTTATTATCTGTAAATCACCAAAGTTTAATTACTACAAAAGCAAACAGAATTGTAAGAGCAGCCAAAAAACGTACTGTAGTAGAGTTTGGTTCACGTCGAGCTCAGGGTTATGATGGGGCTATTTATGGTGCTAGAGCTGCCTATATTGGTGGCTGCAGTGGTACTTCTTGTACTGTTGCTGAAAAAGAGTTTGGAGTACCTGCATCAGGAACTATGGCTCATAGTTGGATTCAAGCTTTTCCAAATGAGTATGAGGCATTTAAAGCCTATGCTCAAACCTACCCCAATAACTGTACATTATTAATAGATACCTATAGTGTTTTAAACTCTGGCTTACCCAATGCTATTAAAGTATTTAAAGAGGTATTATTACCTTTAGGTATAAAACCAAAAGGGGTAAGGTTAGATAGTGGAGATTTAACCTATTTATCTAAAAAAGTAAGAGAGATTTTAGACCAAGAAGGATTTAAAGATTGTGCAATTGTTGCCTCTAATTCTTTAGATGAATATGTAATCAAAGATTTATTAATACAGGGTGCTAAAATTGATATGTTTGGGGTAGGTGAACGCCTAATTACCTCAAAATCTGAGCCTGTATTTGGGGGAGTTTATAAGCTAGCTGCCGTAGAAGAAAATGGCGTAATTGACCCTCGTATTAAGTTAAGTGAAAATGTGCAAAAAATAAATAACCCTGGCTTTAAGCAGGTTTGGAGACTATATAATAAAAGAAATGGCAAAGCAATTGCCGATGTTATAACTATGCATGATGAGGTCATTGATGATAACAAGCCTTACGAAATTTTTCACCCTCAGCATACCTGGAAACGCAAAGTAGTTAAAAACTTTGTAGCAAAAAAACTACTAGTAAAAGTATTTGAGCAAGGCATACAAGTTTATAAAAGTCCAAGCACCAAAGAAATCCGTGATTATTGCCTAGAGCAAATGAATACCCTGTGGGAAGAAGTAAAGCGTTTTGAGAATCCCCATAAATACTATGTAGATTTATCTCAAAAACTTTGGGACATGAAACATGATTTATTAGCTAAGTTGTCGAGTAAAAAAATAGATTAA
- a CDS encoding isochorismatase family cysteine hydrolase → MKLIKKDLLLKCSQEKLAEIYDVFEKKPLLDLASLNANETALIIVDLINGFTKEGALKSPRVKSLIPAIRDLSQKCIKEGIPILAFADSHSVDSPEFLSYPVHCLAETSEAQVVNEIKELGEFKVVTKNSTNGFLEPVFQQWLKQNAQIKNFIVVGDCTDICIEQFSLTLKCNFNRLNSQSRIIVPINLVDTFDLGLHYAELMNIMALLFMQNSGIELVSEVV, encoded by the coding sequence ATGAAACTCATTAAAAAAGATTTGTTGCTTAAGTGTAGCCAAGAAAAGCTTGCTGAGATATACGATGTTTTTGAGAAAAAACCCTTATTAGATTTAGCCAGCCTTAATGCTAACGAAACAGCTTTAATTATTGTGGATTTAATAAATGGTTTTACCAAAGAGGGTGCCTTAAAAAGCCCAAGAGTAAAGTCCTTAATTCCTGCAATAAGAGACCTAAGCCAAAAGTGTATAAAAGAGGGAATACCTATACTTGCTTTTGCAGATAGCCATAGTGTGGACTCGCCTGAGTTTTTAAGTTACCCAGTTCATTGTTTGGCAGAAACGAGTGAAGCCCAGGTTGTAAATGAAATAAAAGAACTTGGTGAGTTTAAGGTAGTAACCAAAAATTCAACCAATGGTTTTTTAGAGCCTGTTTTTCAGCAATGGTTAAAGCAAAATGCTCAAATAAAAAACTTTATTGTAGTAGGAGATTGCACAGATATTTGCATAGAGCAGTTTTCGCTTACTTTAAAGTGTAACTTTAATAGACTGAACAGCCAATCAAGAATAATAGTGCCAATTAATCTGGTAGATACCTTTGATTTGGGTTTACACTATGCCGAACTAATGAATATTATGGCGTTGTTATTTATGCAAAATAGTGGAATTGAATTGGTAAGTGAAGTGGTGTAG